In the Alteromonas sp. M12 genome, one interval contains:
- a CDS encoding EAL domain-containing protein, which translates to MSFLWLQKTNQDFILKQQEIKHQNQSQYLLLNKIFGARIESWVEMLVQLHQNEPEPIQALAKTLSSRFEFLQLNMQVEEGWLFDSQKNLMYSSESDIPPHILKNTEYVFENQSPKESTFCVPQCSQILSIPLFQADGSVAVITLSLSLIDTLAFLNQSTDATLALVYVSNKTEAKYARDFRIREPLAVKHFDLFEPLIDSFPAKLTIDKLTVEGAQLNINNKHYFAVVIPMSTVNADDDYILAAYDITPMMLAHRAYQQTILITASVVFVLAMLLFYLITNSVRQRLIDFSERLPLLALREYQQFRLRNRVTTHYFKDELDTLNASANKLADRLEQLDNEVLTKANELEKMAMYDQLTNLPNRNMLVSKTKEAVAKLVESEKFVVLMMFDLDDFKKVNDSYGHTIGDELLREAAARFQSALDENGIVCRLGGDEFAILLNNVEDIKSAIKVAEKLLDRFRAPINVAQLRFYVSTSVGFAHTSSAETNVNELIRCADIAMYHAKNDGGNCIKLYIESMSKNAIDKVALEDEARIALINDNFSFSLQPQIELKTGRLVGFEALLRWNHPDRGPISPGDFIPILENTEFMLTLGYWCIENAFSLLQTFKQQGYPDLKIAINLAGIQFLDPDLVPYLEEKIKSSGLKPSLIELELTERTLVSDIQRTNEIMQRLIDKGFLISIDDFGTGYSSLSYLKTMPANFIKIDRAFIDGMLSNDADRQIVAATVSMVQNLKMKVIAEGIEEQLQIDLLKQFDCNMAQGFYIAKPIPEDLLFEELQKYCKNGIWQYGQSH; encoded by the coding sequence ATGTCCTTTCTCTGGTTACAAAAAACCAATCAGGACTTCATACTCAAACAACAAGAAATCAAGCATCAAAATCAAAGTCAATACCTACTATTAAATAAGATATTTGGCGCCCGCATTGAGTCTTGGGTTGAGATGTTGGTTCAGTTACATCAGAACGAGCCTGAACCGATTCAAGCATTAGCTAAAACCTTATCTTCTCGTTTTGAGTTTTTGCAATTGAACATGCAAGTGGAAGAAGGTTGGCTTTTCGATAGCCAAAAAAACCTAATGTATTCCTCTGAATCGGATATACCACCGCATATTCTGAAAAATACGGAGTATGTTTTTGAAAATCAGTCACCTAAAGAAAGCACATTTTGTGTACCTCAGTGTTCACAGATTTTGTCTATTCCTCTGTTTCAGGCAGATGGAAGTGTAGCAGTCATTACATTGAGTCTAAGTCTAATTGATACACTAGCATTTCTTAATCAGTCTACAGATGCCACCCTTGCATTAGTTTATGTGTCTAATAAAACTGAGGCTAAATATGCTCGGGATTTCCGAATAAGAGAACCATTGGCGGTTAAACATTTTGACTTATTTGAACCCTTAATTGATTCGTTTCCGGCAAAGCTAACCATTGATAAACTTACCGTTGAAGGAGCCCAGTTAAATATCAACAATAAACATTATTTTGCTGTGGTTATTCCAATGTCGACTGTAAATGCCGATGATGATTATATTTTGGCAGCATACGATATTACGCCAATGATGTTAGCCCACCGGGCTTACCAACAAACTATACTGATCACTGCATCTGTGGTGTTTGTGCTGGCCATGTTGTTATTCTATTTGATTACCAACAGCGTACGTCAGCGCTTAATTGATTTCAGCGAACGCTTGCCGCTGTTAGCGTTGCGGGAGTATCAACAATTTAGACTCCGAAACAGAGTGACTACACATTATTTTAAAGATGAGCTGGACACCCTAAATGCCTCCGCTAATAAACTGGCTGATCGCCTTGAGCAACTTGATAATGAAGTTTTAACCAAAGCCAATGAATTAGAAAAAATGGCTATGTATGACCAGCTAACTAATCTACCCAACCGGAATATGTTGGTGAGTAAAACTAAAGAGGCGGTGGCAAAGTTAGTCGAGAGTGAAAAGTTTGTCGTGTTAATGATGTTCGACTTAGATGACTTTAAAAAAGTAAATGATAGTTATGGGCATACAATTGGCGATGAATTATTAAGAGAGGCTGCAGCTCGTTTCCAAAGTGCATTAGATGAAAATGGCATCGTTTGTCGACTAGGTGGTGATGAATTTGCAATTTTATTGAACAATGTAGAGGATATCAAAAGTGCCATCAAAGTTGCCGAGAAACTTCTGGATCGCTTTAGAGCGCCGATAAACGTGGCGCAATTGCGTTTTTATGTATCAACCAGTGTCGGCTTTGCTCACACATCATCGGCAGAAACTAACGTCAATGAACTGATTCGTTGTGCAGACATTGCTATGTACCACGCGAAGAACGATGGCGGTAACTGTATCAAGCTATATATCGAATCTATGTCGAAAAACGCCATAGATAAAGTAGCCCTAGAAGATGAGGCCCGAATTGCTCTTATAAACGATAATTTTAGTTTTTCCTTACAACCCCAGATAGAGCTAAAAACTGGACGTCTTGTGGGGTTTGAAGCCTTGTTGCGCTGGAATCACCCTGACAGGGGACCTATTTCACCGGGTGATTTCATCCCTATCCTAGAAAACACTGAGTTTATGTTGACCCTTGGATATTGGTGTATTGAAAATGCGTTTAGTTTGCTGCAAACGTTTAAACAACAAGGATATCCCGATTTAAAAATAGCAATCAATTTGGCCGGTATTCAATTTCTTGATCCCGATTTAGTCCCCTATTTAGAGGAAAAAATAAAAAGTTCTGGGTTGAAACCCAGCTTAATCGAATTGGAATTGACCGAGAGAACCTTAGTGTCTGATATCCAGCGTACCAACGAGATTATGCAAAGGTTAATTGATAAAGGCTTCTTAATTTCTATTGATGATTTTGGCACCGGCTATTCTTCCTTAAGTTACTTGAAAACAATGCCCGCGAATTTTATTAAAATAGACCGCGCGTTTATTGACGGTATGTTATCCAATGATGCCGATAGGCAGATAGTGGCGGCGACTGTGTCCATGGTGCAAAACTTAAAAATGAAAGTAATTGCCGAAGGGATAGAAGAACAATTGCAGATTGATTTACTCAAACAGTTTGA